TTACaactaatatatttttttaaataaaaataattgaaatacaAAGGACATGTATATTATGATAAATCAAATTGATTTGACTCGGATGACGTGTCGACAGAGTAATCTTCCCAGAATGCTTTGCGGTGCAACAGTCCACGTCACTGCAGCGCAGCCGCAGAGGTGTAGCAGCAGTAAGCTGAGGTGGACTTCCTTTCAGTTAGCTAGGTAGTGTGAAAGGATCAGTGCAGTTAAGTAGCTAGACCTCAGAAACAACACGAGACAACCCGGATACTAAAATGCTTCGGATAGCTGCTTTCCTCGCTCTGCTGGTGGTCGCCTGCTCGGGTAAGTCAGCGTGGGACTGGTGGGAGAGATATACCGGGGTTAGGTTAATTAGCCTGTAATGCTGACCAACCttagctagtagctagctagttcaTCAAATCACTAACATTTGTCTTCTAATTTAACGTTAGGGGGAATATGAGTCTATGAGAAATGTTAACTCTTAATACTGTGCTGATGATTCACTGGTGTCTGGGATGTTTAGCTAGCTAACCTCAACTCTGCTCTCTGTGGTGACAGGAGAGACCTGCACAGATCCAGCAATCACCCCGTCGGCCTACACCACCTCTGACGCCGTCATCTCCTCTGAGTCTGTCTTCATCGTTGAACTCAGCCTGGCCTGTGCCAACGGAGCACAGGTAACAGTCCACCTCCCAGcacttcagacagacagtatgattATACATTGATGTTACAGAGCGATTGACTCACTGATGCTCATTTGTGTTCTCTCCAGAGTGTGACTCTGTATGCTGATGTCAATGGAAGACAGTTCCCTGTGACTAGAGGCCAGGATGTTGGCAAGTACCAGGTATGGTAATGGCCTCATGTTCATATGTACTGATTAAGGCATTTGCTCTCACTATATCTGATTTGGTAGTGTTTTATGGTAAATACTAGATCACACTTGATAATGACATTGATCATATAGCCACAATGAGTAGAGCATTTAGTGTTGGCTTATTGCAAATCACAGTTCTCCTGTTCTTATTCTGGACCACCCTGAACCCCCTACCCTTTAATACAAAACACATTTGACGCCCAGAGCGTGTCCTTCctatttgattatctgatagtCTCAAGGGTCATTGTCCCTCTTCAGATGAACAATCTCTTAAAACCTAGAGCTTATTGAAAAATCATTTGCCAACATGTGAACATGTGACATGATTTATTCCCTCAGGTGTCCTGGAGTCTTCCTCACAAACAGGCCAGCTCTGGAACATATCAGGTCAAATTCTTTGATGAGGAGTCCTACAGTGCCCTGCGTAAGGTTAGTGTTTGATGCATAGTTTTAATAAGTTCCA
This genomic interval from Sander vitreus isolate 19-12246 chromosome 7, sanVit1, whole genome shotgun sequence contains the following:
- the ssr4 gene encoding translocon-associated protein subunit delta, with the translated sequence MLRIAAFLALLVVACSGETCTDPAITPSAYTTSDAVISSESVFIVELSLACANGAQSVTLYADVNGRQFPVTRGQDVGKYQVSWSLPHKQASSGTYQVKFFDEESYSALRKAQRNNEDVNAIQPLFSVNIDHRGAWNGPWVSTEVVAALMGILVYYMAFSAKGTIQA